In Engraulis encrasicolus isolate BLACKSEA-1 unplaced genomic scaffold, IST_EnEncr_1.0 scaffold_490_np1212, whole genome shotgun sequence, the sequence tgtgtgtgtgtctgtgtgtgtgtgtgtctgtgtgtgtgtgtgtctgtgtgtgtgtgtgtctgtgtgtgtgtgtgtgtgtgtgtgtgtgcgcgtctgtgtgtgtgtgtgtgcgcgtgaattcAATTAAGTTGTCAATTAAAGACCATTGTAAACATGTAATATATCTATGAATGATGCAAATCCAAGTTGTCcatacaagaaaaaaaatgtattatgaTCACCTGCATATAATCTGCAGATGTCACCTGCATATAATAACACACATGGATCCAGAGTCCAGATGTGCGATATGCATGTGAGTCACAAGAGCTTCACTGATGATCTGATTCCTAACCTAAACCCCGGGTAGAGTATGTGAGAGAATGTGGTTTGGACTTTGTGCAGAAGTGTCATTGTGGTGCCAGaaatgctgtagaaggccagagtccctgccctgtggtccacatacactcctattctggagctggccactagagggagtttagtgcCTTTTTTATTGAAGACGACCCATGTCTCTCTGGACTTGACAGCTAGTCTCCAGGACTGATTATTTTCTCCAAAACAGCAATCACCTTGGGTTCCTTTCCTGCTTATAGTTTTATACGATACTGATACATTAACCCACTCCtcagcactccactccacttcccagtagcagcgtccagacacaccctctctacacaggaTCTGAGGCCACCTGTCGAATCTCTCTGGATGATCTGGGTATGACTGGAgggcctcatctctcctctccactctcctgttcccctcagacagatggaggtatCGGTTTGCGGTGTTTGGATCCAGTGTGAAGTAACCGTTATCTAATGCAAgagacatttttgtgtgtgtctttaaataCATTGTACAGGTATGTAAACCTCTGGTTTCAACTGCTTGAGTGTGTATCTTGAGtgtgtgtaattacttacacTGCAAGAAGTCCTCCCTGATCACTGGTTCGGTAACAACAGCCTGTActtcagacactgagacagaaggTATGATATTAGCCACAAATCACCATTATCGATCACAGTTATCACTAGTAAATGAtacatttacattttgagtcttaGGCTTCAACAACTTTGACAGATATCTACATCAAGAAAGTAACTGTGCATTCAGAAGACCTT encodes:
- the LOC134444273 gene encoding stonustoxin subunit beta-like, producing MVLSHPYLSFEPLKTYVSELNTQLKEKIDSLFEHQEAKISAAVSEVQAVVTEPVIREDFLQYNGYFTLDPNTANRYLHLSEGNRRVERRDEALQSYPDHPERFDRWPQILCREGVSGRCYWEVEWSAEEWVNVSVSYKTISRKGTQGDCCFGENNQSWRLAVKSRETWVVFNKKGTKLPLVASSRIGVYVDHRAGTLAFYSISGTTMTLLHKVQTTFSHILYPGFRLGIRSSVKLL